The proteins below are encoded in one region of Drosophila santomea strain STO CAGO 1482 chromosome 3R, Prin_Dsan_1.1, whole genome shotgun sequence:
- the LOC120450776 gene encoding putative tRNA (cytidine(32)/guanosine(34)-2'-O)-methyltransferase 2 translates to MGRTSKDKRDIFYRLAKEQGWRARSAFKLLQAEETFQLLDGLTRAVDLCAAPGSWSQVLAKRMYEPLPPEEREMVKIIAVDLQGMAPIEGVTQLRADISKESTAEAIIEFFGGEKAQIVVSDGAPDSTGMHDFDSYVQGELLLSALSISTFILEEGGSFVSKIYRADRTSRLYTQLKRFFKDVCVFKPSASRNSSIEAFVVAQKFCLPEGYKPCNLITEWHDNPEFWVGRKKESPPVVQVPFVAYKGDLDSDRTYDLGENYVYKEPVQQPLTAAYQDILQKTSQVNIKYEGIRVIHDEEILKKWLFNNKNIKSEKLEA, encoded by the exons atgggcAGGACTTCGAAGGATAAGCGAGACATATTCTACCGACTGGCCAAGGAGCAGGGATGGCGTGCACGCAGTGCTTTTAAACTGCTCCAGGCGGAGGAGACGTTTCAGTTGCTGGACG GTCTTACCCGAGCCGTGGACCTTTGTGCCGCTCCTGGCAGCTGGTCACAGGTGCTGGCCAAGCGGATGTACGAGCCGCTGCCGCCGGAGGAGCGGGAAATGGTGAAAATCATTGCCGTAGACCTGCAGGGAATGGCTCCAATTGAAGGAGTCACACAACTCCGGGCGGACATCAGCAAGGAGTCGACGGCCGAAGCCATAATCGAGTTCTTTGGCGGCGAGAAGGCGCAGATTGTTGTTAGTGATGGCGCTCCCGATTCCACTGGAATGCACGACTTTGACTCCTATGTTCAGGGCGAACTACTTCTCTCTGCCCTCAGCATTTCCACCTTTATACTAGAAGAGGGAGGCTCCTTCGTGTCGAAGATCTACCGTGCAGATAGGACCAGTCGGTTGTACACCCAGCTTAAGCGGTTCTTCAAGGACGTATGCGTTTTCAAGCCCTCCGCCTCGCGAAACTCCAGCATTGAAGCTTTTGTGGTGGCTCAAAAGTTTTGTCTACCCGAAGGCTACAAGCCCTGCAACCTGATTACCGAATGGCACGATAATCCCGAATTCTGGGTGGGCAGAAAGAAGGAGAGCCCGCCCGTTGTTCAAGTTCCCTTTGTTGCCTACAAAGGCGATCTGGACTCGGACCGCACATACGATTTG GGCGAGAACTATGTTTACAAAGAGCCAGTGCAGCAACCCCTGACTGCTGCCTACCAGGATATCTTGCAGAAAACGAGTCAagtgaatataaaatatgaagGCATTCGCGTTATTCACGATGAGGAAATTCTGAAGAAATGgctatttaataataaaaatatcaagTCTGAGAAGTTAGAGGCCTGA
- the LOC120452867 gene encoding peptidyl-prolyl cis-trans isomerase CPR6, producing the protein MDWYVGTEWEDKNRGLAKKVISLQFTDMDKPTTLSTVEFSVNKKAANLGGRPSKYLASDESATYPQKHILEMGTSLTAVDCYLELLLQQFVPGETAACSIRAKTGERIEFELKLEKIVKNSQVEKQSAAEIYEVALRLKESGVGTFKTFPKFAFDYFVRAAKLLITYKPFDKLTKKTNGINGQAVEVLFIQIQTNLAACLLQQKRYEHVIYHTQFVETEESPSEKSIYRRALAYYHMKEFAKAQATIERLPNYEEKREFSKLRDNIASSWKDSNAHYKEVVQRMFS; encoded by the coding sequence ATGGACTGGTACGTGGGCACAGAGTGGGAGGACAAGAACCGTGGTCTGGCGAAGAAGGTAATAAGCCTCCAGTTCACTGACATGGACAAGCCAACGACATTAAGTACGGTGGAATTCAGTGTCAACAAGAAAGCCGCCAACTTGGGAGGACGCCCtagcaaatatttggccagcGATGAGTCTGCGACGTATCCTCAGAAGCACATCCTAGAAATGGGCACCAGTCTGACCGCAGTAGACTGCTACTTAGAGCTACTGCTGCAGCAATTTGTGCCTGGTGAAACGGCAGCGTGTAGCATTAGGGCCAAAACCGGCGAACGGATTGAATTTGAGCTGAAGCTAGAGAAGATTGTAAAGAACAGTCAAGTAGAGAAGCAAAGCGCTGCAGAGATCTATGAGGTGGCACTGCGTCTTAAGGAGAGCGGCGTGGGCACCTTTAAGACGTTCCCGAAATTCGCCTTTGATTACTTTGTGCGAGCCGCAAAGTTGCTGATCACCTACAAACCCTTCGATAAACTGACCAAAAAGACCAATGGCATCAACGGTCAGGCGGTGGAGGTGCTCTTCATCCAGATACAGACCAACCTGGCCGCCTGTTTGCTGCAGCAGAAACGCTATGAGCACGTAATCTACCACACCCAGTTTGTGGAGACGGAGGAGAGCCCCAGCGAGAAGAGCATCTACCGGCGAGCACTTGCCTACTATCACATGAAGGAGTTCGCCAAGGCACAGGCCACCATCGAGCGGTTGCCCAATTACGAGGAGAAGCGAGAGTTCAGCAAGCTGCGCGACAATATCGCTAGCAGCTGGAAGGATAGCAATGCCCATTACAAGGAGGTGGTGCAGCGTATGTTTAGTTAG
- the LOC120450775 gene encoding beta-TrCP, with the protein MMKMETDKIMDETNSNAQAFTTTMLYDPVRKKDSSPTYQTERELCFQYFTQWSESGQVDFVEHLLSRMCHYQHGQINAYLKPMLQRDFITLLPIKGLDHIAENILSYLDAESLKSAELVCKEWLRVISEGMLWKKLIERKVRTDSLWRGLAERRNWMQYLFKPRPGQTQRPHSFHRELFPKIMNDIDSIENNWRTGRHMLRRINCRSENSKGVYCLQYDDGKIVSGLRDNTIKIWDRTDLQCVKTLIGHTGSVLCLQYDDKVIISGSSDSTVRVWDVNTGEMVNTLIHHCEAVLHLRFNNGMMVTCSKDRSIAVWDMTSPSEITLRRVLVGHRAAVNVVDFDEKYIVSASGDRTIKVWSTSSCEFVRTLNGHKRGIACLQYRDRLVVSGSSDNSIRLWDIECGACLRVLEGHEELVRCIRFDTKRIVSGAYDGKIKVWDLVAALDPRAASNTLCLNTLVEHTGRVFRLQFDEFQIVSSSHDDTILIWDFLNFTPNENKTGRTPSPALMEH; encoded by the exons ATGATGAAAATGGAGACTGACAAAATAATGGACGAAACCAACTCCAATGCACAGGCC TTCACAACCACTATGCTGTACGACCCGGTGCGCAAGAAAGACTCATCGCCCACCTACCAAACGGAGCGGGAACTCTGTTTTCAGTACTTCACTCAGTGGAGCGAGTCGGGCCAGGTGGACTTCGTGGAGCACCTGCTGTCGCGCATGTGCCACTATCAGCACGGACAGATCAATGCCTATCTCAAGCCGATGCTCCAGCGGGACTTTATCACATTGCTGCCAA TTAAGGGTCTGGATCACATCGCAGAAAACATTTTGTCGTACTTGGATGCCGAGTCGCTCAAATCGGCCGAGCTGGTCTGCAAGGAATGGCTGCGCGTCATTTCCGAGGGCATGCTCTGGAAGAAGCTCATCGAACGCAAGGTGCGCACAGATTCCTTGTGGCGCGGACTGGCCGAGCGGCGTAATTGGATGCAGTACCTCTTCAAGCCCAGACCGGGTCAGACTCAACGGCCACACTCATTCCATCGCGAGTTGTTCCCCAAGATAATGAAT GACATAGACAGCATAGAGAACAACTGGCGGACTGGCCGCCACATGCTGCGCCGCATCAACTGCCGGTCCGAGAACTCAAAGGGTGTCTATTGCCTGCAGTACGATGACGGTAAAATTGTCTCCGGCCTAAGGGACAACACCATCAAGATCTGGGATCGCACGGATTTGCAGTGCGTTAAG ACCCTAATTGGCCACACTGGATCGGTGCTGTGCCTGCAGTATGACGACAAGGTGATCATTAGTGGCTCTAGCGACTCCACAGTCCGTGTGTGGGACGTCAACACCGGCGAGATGGTCAACACCCTCATCCACCACTGCGAGGCGGTGCTGCACTTGCGCTTTAACAACGGCATGATGGTGACCTGCTCCAAGGATCGCTCCATCGCCGTCTGGGACATGACCTCACCCAGCGAGATCACGCTGCGGCGCGTCCTTGTCGGTCACCGGGCTGCTGTCAATGTGGTGGACTTTGACGAGAAGTACATCGTGTCCGCCAGCGGGGATCGTACCATCAAGGTCTGGTCCACGTCAAGCTGTGAATTCGTGCGCACCTTGAATGGCCACAAGCGTGGCATAGCCTGCCTACAGTATAGAGATCGCCTAGTGGTCAGCGGCAGCTCAGACAATTCCATAAG ACTTTGGGACATTGAGTGCGGTGCCTGCTTACGTGTCCTGGAGGGTCACGAGGAATTGGTTCGCTGCATCCGTTTCGATACAAAACGAATCGTCAGCGGCGCCTACGATGGCAAGATCAAGGTTTGGGATTTAGTCGCCGCCCTTGATCCAAGGGCAGCCTCCAATACTCTCTGTCTGAATACCCTTGTG GAACATACTGGTCGCGTCTTTCGTTTGCAATTTGACGAGTTCCAGATTGTTAGCAGCTCGCATGATGATACAATTTTGATTTGGGACTTTCTAAATTTCACACCCAATGAGAACAAGACCGGACGCACACCGTCAC CGGCCCTGATGGAACATTAA
- the LOC120450774 gene encoding little elongation complex subunit 2: MICSIPTNEQLCLTTKVPPDRFDMEKDAALYGGNSVFRNQPSYKVFNKSFEHVDDALYTLLNEVDPEVLRMELKETSDVFKSFNRNSALRDPRNNEVPERPIRDLSTVTSLYSFPNPLERHSELNLTQQAACMRVLLAWQRRQPVDEQDFVVWQATEKKRCNEQQRVQKHIHDHENGSKEVIYAPMKSLVAVYRKWYELGVRKLIQAYPNDSYMTFSGLPQLPQCRSLNSQTASIEQVELERTVGRVRLWREVKVRHEAMRTLRLRLDRYATREAREPVQLLRKEDKELELEAGNVFVLPLDSLLMLLTTGSYIDLPTEMFVSLRESPSSRHKCMEFQSPFPARNCGWHTNSLILKLAYGAYISQPGQAEWLDYNINGAVQEVPNEPACDKSSIDLHMVYKPQAIDQQSSDVLDGNCNNALVSWTLRSKGEGEECNDFQIFSTLSIPAVRDSNVKDPLGCHFIKLENKPDCGCEIMSKYELISAWLQLKLLRVEMGHCTRISLRDFEPMLEEKLTLMSLEQQLHDYYNTSMPQLLSNLCEFLKLLDTVPVGDYLLRYSPKYKDKFLLCIVTKEATPQSFELHKLLTESSPSDQAFLTQSSYLPISPTLCGRLHEELQLLPCAFPAKANGRSVQRRKVVVPRPEPSRQAPVRRQSLKKWSETQSRELRRRHKAGQKKRARARKKAAANEEKIQLEKIMTL; the protein is encoded by the exons ATG ATTTGCAGTATACCAACCAATGAGCAGCTTTGCCTGACAACAAAAGTTCCCCCA GACCGTTTCGACATGGAAAAGGATGCGGCGCTATACGGGGGAAATTCTGTATTCCGGAACCAACCATCGTACAAGGTCTTCAATAAATCCTTCGAGCACGTGGACGATGCTCTATACACACTGCTGAACGAGGTGGACCCAGAGGTGCTGCGAATGGAGCTCAAGGAAACCTCCGATGTCTTCAAATCGTTCAATCGCAACTCCGCTTTGAGGGATCCTCGCAACAACGAGGTCCCAGAGAGACCGATTCGCGACCTTTCCACCGTCACTTCCCTCTACAGTTTTCCCAATCCCCTAGAGCGACACTCGGAGCTGAATCTTACGCAGCAGGCCGCTTGCATGCGAGTTCTCCTCGCCTGGCAACGCAGGCAACCCGTCGATGAACAGGACTTTGTGGTGTGGCAGGCCACGGAAAAGAAGCGATGCAACGAGCAACAGCGTGTGCAGAAACACATACACGACCACGAAAACGGTAGCAAAGAAGTCATTTATGCCCCCATGAAGAGTCTGGTGGCGGTCTACAGGAAGTGGTACGAACTGGGTGTTAGGAAGCTTATACAAGCCTACCCCAACGACTCATACATGACCTTCTCCGGACTGCCACAGTTGCCCCAGTGCAGAAGCCTCAATTCCCAGACCGCTAGCATAGAGCAGGTGGAGCTGGAGAGGACTGTGGGTCGGGTAAGACTCTGGCGAGAGGTGAAGGTCCGCCATGAAGCCATGCGAACTTTACGACTGCGCTTGGATCGCTACGCGACGAGGGAAGCAAGGGAGCCAGTACAGCTTTTGCGGAAGGAAGACAAGGAACTGGAGCTTGAAGCTGGCAACGTGTTCGTGCTGCCCCTAGACTCTCTGTTAATGCTCCTTACAACCGGATCTTATATAGACCTGCCGACCGAAATGTTTGTCAGCCTAAGAGAATCGCCAAGCAGTAGGCACAAGTGCATGGAATTCCAGTCGCCATTCCCCGCCCGCAACTGTGGTTGGCATACAAACAGTTTAATCTTGAAGCTGGCTTATGGGGCCTACATTTCACAGCCTGGGCAAGCCGAGTGGCTTGATTACAACATAAATGGAGCAGTCCAGGAGGTGCCCAATGAGCCTGCCTGTGATAAGTCATCTATAGATCTGCACATGGTCTACAAGCCCCAAGCTATCGATCAGCAATCATCTGACGTGCTAGATGGAAACTGCAATAACGCCTTGGTTAGTTGGACACTGAGAAGTAAAGGCGAAGGGGAGGAGTGCAACGATTTTCAAATCTTTAGCACATTATCGATACCAGCAGTTAGGGACTCCAACGTCAAGGATCCACTTGGATGCCACTTCATAAAGCTGGAGAACAAGCCAGATTGCGGATGCGAAATAATGTCCAAATACGAGTTGATAAGTGCCTGGCTGCAGTTAAAGCTACTGCGGGTCGAGATGGGACACTGCACACGCATCTCGCTCCGAGATTTTGAGCCCATGCTGGAGGAGAAGCTGACGTTAATGTCATTGGAGCAGCAGCTTCATGACTATTACAACACTAGTATGCCGCAGCTACTATCCAATTTGTGCGAGTTTCTAAAGCTACTGGACACTGTACCCGTTGGAGATTACCTACTGCGATACTCACCCAAATACAAGGACAAGTTCCTACTGTGCATTGTCACAAAGGAGGCCACGCCCCAGAGTTTTGAACTGCATAAGCTCCTTACGGAATCCTCTCCCAGCGACCAAGCCTTCCTTACACAAAGCAGTTACCTTCCGATCTCGCCCACACTATGTGGCCGCCTGCACGAGGAACTCCAGCTGCTGCCCTGCGCTTTTCCAGCAAAAGCAAACGGTCGCTCTGTCCAACGTCGAAAGGTAGTGGTGCCCAGACCAGAGCCCTCTAGACAAGCTCCAGTGAGACGACAATCTTTAAAAAAGTGGAGCGAAACTCAATCTAGAGAACTTCGCCGACGACATAAGGCGGGTCAAAAGAAAAGAGCCCGGGCTCGCAAGAAAGCAGCTGCCAACGAAGAAAAGATACAGCTGGAGAAGATTATGACGTTGTAA
- the LOC120450778 gene encoding uncharacterized protein LOC120450778, with the protein MYMYNLLLVLIVFTSCTTSFNYTSCDHAKQPKFLSSCCDVQKNDKAIKSCRKSLLSNNSTNLNGEVSNLKSDKVALHVCIAECSFRINGFLLSNGSVNTQAIQKSYQQRYKNDSNMSQLVVRSLNSCTDYARNRVQQFQWMPKKGDCDYYPATLLACIMEQVYINCPISKWKNTSNCTAMRKYLVACDDVDRKK; encoded by the exons atgtatatgtataatctACTTTTAGTTCTAATAGTTTTTACCTCCTGTACAACATCCTTCAACTATACAAGCTGCGATCACGCAAAGCAGCCAAAGTTT CTGAGCTCATGCTGCGATGTTCAGAAAAACGACAAGGCCATCAAATCGTGCCGTAAGTCCTTGCTGAGCAATAATTCCACCAATTTGAATGGGGAAGTGAGCAATCTAAAGTCGGATAAAGTGGCTTTGCATGTG TGCATTGCGGAGTGTTCCTTCAGGATCAATGGCTTTTTGCTGAGCAATGGAAGTGTTAATACCCAGGCAATACAGAAGAGTTACCAGCAACGCTACAAAAACGATTCGAACATGTCTCAACTGGTGGTAAGGAGCCTCAATAGTTGCACGGACTATG CTAGGAACCGGGTTCAGCAGTTCCAATGGATGCCCAAAAAGGGCGACTGCGACTATTATCCTGCTACCTTGCTGGCCTGCATCATGGAACAGGTGTACATCAACTGCCCGATaagcaaatggaaaaacacCAGCAATTGCACAGCGATGcggaaatatttggttgccTGTGATGATGTGGATAGAAAGAAATAA
- the LOC120452866 gene encoding protein Peter pan: protein MGGKKKVHPKTRTAAFKASEPSEIVEAPHSFVIHRGLACPYITDLTLDFRRIMEPFTASNLREKRMNRIKDFVSLSSFFHVSHMGIFNKASTQLSFKVIRLPRGPSLTFKVHQFTLARDVISLSKKQMIDNDHFKHAPLVIMNNFSGDGKHLKLMATTFQNMFPSINLAQVNIGTIRRCVLFSYNPETKLVEMRHYSVQVVPVGLKRAVQKIVKGTVPNLGKCNEVVDFVTKDGYASESEAEDDEQSHVVLAQTLKSKGNLEDNKSSIKLHEIGPRLTMQLIKIEEGLLTGEVLYHDHVVKTEDEKETLRKLVEKKRKQKEQRKKQQAENRARNLKLKKDEKWAAKRAAEGRTDSDPEDDAEYYKEEVGEEPDEELFKMEAKSSRKRPSLGGGMKYKNKRAKLDTKDTKEKPDRKDKYDRKDKFDRKDKKEKFDPKNRRAKFDPKNKRAKFDHKKSRKSK, encoded by the exons ATGGGCGGTAAAAAGAAAGTGCATCCCAAGACGCGCACGGCGGCCTTCAAGGCCAGCGAGCCGAGCGAGATCGTGGAGGCGCCGCACTCCTTCGTCATCCATCGCGGCCTCGCCTGTCCATACATTACTGACCTCACCCTGGACTTCCGCCGCATCATGGAGCCCTTCACGGCCAGCAATCTGCGGGAGAAGCGGATGAACCGCATAAAGGATTTTGTCAGCCTGAGCAGCTTCTTCCACGTCTCGCACATGGGCATCTTCAACAAGGCCTCCACGCAGCTATCTTTCAAAGTGATCCGCCTGCCGCGCGGTCCGTCCCTGACTTTTAag GTTCACCAGTTCACTCTTGCCAGAGATGTGATCTCGCTAAGCAAAAAGCAGATGATTGACAACGATCACTTTAAGCACGCTCCGCTGGTCATCATGAACAACTTCAGCGGCGATGGCAAGCACCTCAAGCTGATGGCCACCACGTTCCAGAACATGTTTCCCTCCATCAACTTGGCCCAGGTCAATATTGGCACCATTCGTCGCTGCGTCCTGTTCTCCTACAATCCGGAAACGAAGCTGGTGGAGATGCGACACTACTCCGTGCAGGTGGTGCCTGTGGGCTTGAAGCGAGCGGTACAGAAGATCGTCAAGGGAACGGTGCCCAATCTGGGCAAGTGCAACGAAGTCGTGGATTTTGTGACCAA AGACGGCTATGCATCTGAATCAGAGGCCGAAGATGATGAACAGTCACACGTGGTCCTGGCACAAACTCTTAAGAGCAAGGGCAATTTGGAGGACAACAAGAGCTCTATTAAGCTACACGAGATCGGACCTCGTCTAACCATGCAGCTCATCAAAATAGAAGAGGGACTTCTGACAGGCGAAGTTCTTTATCACGACCATGTGGTCAAGACAGAGGACGAAAAGGAAACCCTGCGCAAGCTGGTCGAAAAGAAGCGaaagcagaaggagcagcgcAAGAAGCAGCAGGCAGAGAACCGGGCTCGTAACCTGAAACTTAAAAAGGATGAAAAGTGGGCTGCCAAGAGGGCGGCGGAGGGACGAACTGATAGCGACCCTGAGGATGATGCGGAGTACTACAAGGAGGAGGTCGGCGAGGAACCAGACGAAG AACTCTTTAAAATGGAAGCAAAGTCCTCCCGAAAGCGACCTAGTCTGGGCGGCGGAATGAAATACAAGAACAAGCGGGCTAAGCTGGATACCAAGGACACGAAGGAGAAACCTGACCGCAAGGACAAGTACGATCGCAAGGACAAGTTCGATCGTAAGGACAAGAAGGAAAAGTTCGACCCCAAGAACAGGAGAGCCAAGTTCGATCCCAAGAACAAGCGCGCCAAGTTTGACCACAAAAAAAGTAGAAAATCAAAGTag
- the LOC120450777 gene encoding acylpyruvase FAHD1, mitochondrial encodes MVQLTQILRMACQNQNATNFLHDGKKIVGVALNYMDVVKARNVPVPQEPLVFLKPTSSYLQEGQPIVLPKVFTKVAYEVELGVVIGKPCKNVSKTDAMSYVAGYCLALDLTAQCNLGAARANGHPWTLGKGFDTSTPVSHFIPLEKVNDPHNLQLWLTVNGAVKQKGCTADLIFKVHDIISYVSKYMTLEPNDLILTGTPNGSDAFKAGDVIECGMADLAKLTFQVEAE; translated from the exons A TGGTCCAGCTAACCCAAATCCTCAGGATGGCGTGCCAAAACCAGAATGCCACCAACTTCTTGCACGATGGCAAAAAGATTGTGGGGGTGGCTCTCAATTACAT GGACGTTGTGAAGGCCAGGAATGTTCCCGTACCCCAGGAGCCGCTTGTCTTCCTCAAACCCACATCTTCCTACCTCCAGGAGGGACAGCCCATTGTG TTGCCCAAAGTCTTTACCAAGGTAGCATATGAAGTGGAACTAGGCGTGGTGATTGGTAAGCCCTGCAAGAACGTATCCAAGACAGATGCCATGAGCTATGTGGCAGGATACTGCCTGGCTTTGGATCTTACAGCCCAATGCAATTTG GGAGCAGCTCGGGCGAACGGACATCCGTGGACCTTGGGCAAGGGATTTGACACTTCTACGCCCGTGTCTCATTTCATACCACTCGAAAAAGTGAATGATCCACACAACTTGCAGCTGTGGCTCACCGTCAATGGAGCCGTCAAGCAAAAGGGGTGCACCGCAGATCTAATATTCAAGGTGCACGACATCATCTCCTACGTGTCCAAGTACATGACCCTGGAACCAAACGACCTGATCCTGACCGGAACGCCGAATGGTTCGGATGCGTTCAAGGCAGGCGATGTGATTGAGTGCGGAATGGCCGATCTCGCTAAATTGACCTTCCAAGTAGAggctgaataa